One Streptomyces hundungensis DNA segment encodes these proteins:
- the nusB gene encoding transcription antitermination factor NusB yields MAARNKARKRAFQILFEADQRGESVQTVLADWVRHSRSDDRQPPVTEYTMQLVEGYAGHVDRIDDLISTYAVGWTLDRMPVVDRNILRLGAYELVWEDETPDAVVIDEAVQLAKEFSTDDSPAFVNGLLARFKDLKPSLRRD; encoded by the coding sequence GTGGCTGCCCGGAACAAGGCTCGCAAGCGCGCCTTCCAGATCCTGTTCGAGGCCGACCAGCGCGGCGAGTCCGTGCAGACGGTCCTCGCGGACTGGGTGCGGCACTCGCGGTCCGACGACCGTCAGCCGCCGGTCACCGAGTACACGATGCAGCTCGTCGAGGGCTACGCGGGTCATGTGGACCGCATCGACGACCTGATCTCCACGTACGCGGTGGGCTGGACGCTCGACCGGATGCCGGTCGTCGACCGGAACATCCTGCGGCTCGGCGCGTACGAGCTGGTCTGGGAGGACGAGACGCCCGACGCGGTCGTCATCGACGAGGCCGTCCAGTTGGCGAAGGAGTTCTCCACGGACGACTCCCCGGCCTTCGTGAACGGGCTGCTGGCCCGTTTCAAGGACCTCAAGCCGAGCCTGCGCCGCGACTAG
- a CDS encoding transcriptional regulator BldD — MSSEYAKQLGAKLRAIRTQQGLSLHGVEEKSQGRWKAVVVGSYERGDRAVTVQRLAELADFYGVPVQELLPGTTPGGAAEPPPKLVLDLERLAHVPPEKAGPLQRYAATIQSQRGDYNGKVLSIRQDDLRTLAVIYDQSPSVLTEQLISWGVLDADARRAVAHEEG; from the coding sequence ATGTCCAGCGAATACGCAAAACAGCTCGGGGCCAAGCTCCGCGCCATCCGCACCCAGCAGGGCCTCTCCCTCCACGGCGTGGAGGAGAAGTCCCAGGGCCGCTGGAAGGCCGTCGTGGTCGGTTCGTACGAGCGCGGCGACCGTGCCGTGACCGTGCAGCGCCTTGCCGAGCTGGCGGACTTCTACGGCGTTCCGGTGCAGGAGCTGCTGCCGGGCACCACACCGGGCGGGGCCGCCGAGCCGCCGCCGAAGCTGGTCCTCGACCTGGAGCGCCTCGCGCACGTCCCGCCGGAGAAGGCGGGCCCGTTGCAGCGTTACGCGGCGACCATCCAGTCGCAGCGCGGGGACTACAACGGCAAGGTCCTGTCGATCCGTCAGGACGATCTGCGCACTCTTGCCGTCATTTACGACCAGTCGCCCTCGGTCCTCACCGAGCAGCTGATCAGCTGGGGCGTCCTGGACGCGGACGCGCGCCGCGCGGTCGCCCACGAAGAGGGCTGA
- the carB gene encoding carbamoyl-phosphate synthase large subunit: MPKRTDIQSVLVIGSGPIVIGQAAEFDYSGTQACRILKAEGLRVILVNSNPATIMTDPEIADATYVEPITPEFVEKIIAKERPDALLPTLGGQTALNTAISMHEQGVLEKYGVELIGANVEAINKGEDRDLFKGVVEAVKEKIGYGESARSVICHSMDDVIKGVDTLGGYPVVVRPSFTMGGAGSGFAHDEEELRRIAGQGLTLSPTTEVLLEESILGWKEYELELMRDKNDNVVVVCSIENFDPMGVHTGDSITVAPSMTLTDREYQRLRDIGIAIIREVGVDTGGCNIQFAINPEDGRVIVIEMNPRVSRSSALASKATGFPIAKIAAKLAIGYTLDEVPNDITEKTPASFEPSLDYVVVKAPRFAFEKFPSADSTLTTTMKSVGEAMAIGRNFTEALQKALRSLEKKGSQFDFTSPVGDKAALLEQAQRPTDGRINTVMYAIRAGATPEEVFESTKIDPWFVDQLFLIKEIADELAAADKLDPELLAEAKRHGFSDAQIADIRGLREDVVREVRHALGVRPVYKTVDTCAAEFAAKTPYFYSSYDEESEVAPREKPAVIILGSGPNRIGQGIEFDYSCVHASFALSDAGYETVMVNCNPETVSTDYDTSDRLYFEPLTLEDVLEIVHAETLAGPVAGVVVQLGGQTPLGLAQALKDNGVPVVGTSPEAIHAAEDRGAFGRVLAEAGLPAPKHGTATTFAGAKAIADEIGYPVLVRPSYVLGGRGMEIVYDEERLSSYIAESTEISPTRPVLVDRFLDDAIEIDVDALYDGTELYLGGVMEHIEEAGIHSGDSACALPPITLGGFDIKRLRASTEAIAKGVGVRGLINIQFAMAGDILYVLEANPRASRTVPFTSKATAVPLAKAAARISLGATVAELRAEGMLPKEGDGGTLPLDAPISVKEAVMPWSRFRDVHGRGVDTVLGPEMRSTGEVMGIDSVFGTAYAKSQAGAYGPLPTKGRAFISVANRDKRTMIFPARELVAHGFELMATSGTAEVLRRNGINATVVRKLSEGEGPNGEKTIVQLIHDGEVDLIVNTPYGTGGRLDGYEIRTAAVARSVPCLTTVQALAAAVQGIDALNRGDVGVRSLQEHAEHLTAARD; this comes from the coding sequence GTGCCTAAGCGCACCGACATCCAGTCCGTCCTGGTCATCGGCTCCGGCCCGATCGTGATCGGCCAGGCCGCCGAGTTCGACTACTCGGGCACCCAGGCCTGCCGCATCCTCAAGGCCGAGGGCCTGCGGGTCATCCTGGTCAACTCCAACCCGGCCACGATCATGACCGACCCGGAGATCGCCGACGCCACCTACGTCGAGCCGATCACCCCCGAGTTCGTCGAGAAGATCATCGCCAAGGAGCGCCCCGACGCCCTCCTGCCCACCCTCGGCGGCCAGACCGCGCTCAACACCGCGATCTCCATGCACGAGCAGGGCGTCCTGGAGAAGTACGGCGTAGAGCTGATCGGCGCCAACGTCGAGGCCATCAACAAGGGCGAGGACCGCGATCTGTTCAAGGGCGTCGTCGAGGCCGTCAAGGAGAAGATCGGCTACGGCGAGTCCGCCCGCTCGGTCATCTGCCACTCCATGGACGACGTCATCAAGGGCGTCGACACCCTCGGCGGCTACCCGGTCGTCGTGCGTCCCTCCTTCACCATGGGCGGCGCCGGATCCGGCTTCGCCCACGACGAGGAGGAGCTGCGCCGCATCGCCGGACAGGGCCTCACGCTCTCGCCGACCACCGAGGTGCTCCTTGAGGAGTCCATCCTCGGCTGGAAGGAGTACGAGCTGGAGCTGATGCGCGACAAGAACGACAACGTCGTGGTCGTCTGCTCCATCGAGAACTTCGACCCGATGGGCGTGCACACCGGCGACTCGATCACCGTCGCGCCCTCGATGACGCTGACCGACCGCGAGTACCAGCGCCTGCGCGACATCGGCATCGCGATCATCCGCGAGGTCGGCGTCGACACCGGCGGCTGCAACATCCAGTTCGCGATCAACCCCGAAGACGGCCGGGTCATCGTCATCGAGATGAACCCGCGCGTCTCGCGCTCCTCGGCGCTCGCCTCGAAGGCCACCGGCTTCCCGATCGCCAAGATCGCGGCCAAGCTCGCCATCGGCTACACCCTCGACGAGGTCCCCAACGACATCACCGAGAAGACGCCGGCCTCCTTCGAGCCGAGCCTCGACTACGTCGTGGTGAAGGCCCCGCGCTTCGCCTTCGAGAAGTTCCCCTCCGCCGACTCCACCCTCACCACCACCATGAAGTCGGTGGGCGAGGCCATGGCGATCGGCCGCAACTTCACCGAGGCGCTCCAGAAGGCGCTGCGCTCCCTGGAGAAGAAGGGCTCGCAGTTCGACTTCACGAGCCCCGTCGGCGACAAGGCCGCCCTCCTGGAGCAGGCCCAGCGCCCGACCGACGGCCGGATCAACACGGTCATGTACGCGATCCGGGCGGGCGCCACCCCCGAGGAGGTCTTCGAGTCCACGAAGATCGACCCGTGGTTCGTCGACCAGCTCTTCCTCATCAAGGAGATCGCCGACGAGCTCGCCGCCGCCGACAAGCTCGACCCCGAGCTGCTCGCCGAGGCCAAGCGGCACGGCTTCTCGGACGCCCAGATCGCCGACATCCGGGGCCTGCGCGAGGACGTGGTGCGCGAGGTCCGCCACGCGCTCGGCGTGCGCCCGGTCTACAAGACGGTCGACACCTGCGCCGCCGAGTTCGCCGCCAAGACCCCGTACTTCTACTCCTCCTACGACGAGGAGAGCGAGGTCGCGCCGCGCGAGAAGCCCGCCGTGATCATCCTGGGTTCGGGCCCCAACCGCATCGGCCAGGGCATCGAGTTCGACTACTCCTGCGTCCACGCCTCCTTCGCGCTGAGCGACGCGGGCTACGAGACGGTGATGGTCAACTGCAACCCGGAGACCGTCTCCACCGACTACGACACCTCCGACCGCCTGTACTTCGAGCCCCTCACGCTCGAAGACGTCCTGGAGATCGTCCACGCCGAGACCCTCGCGGGCCCGGTCGCGGGCGTCGTGGTCCAGCTCGGCGGCCAGACCCCGCTGGGTCTGGCGCAGGCGCTCAAGGACAACGGCGTCCCGGTGGTGGGCACCTCGCCCGAGGCCATCCACGCCGCCGAGGACCGCGGCGCCTTCGGCCGCGTGCTCGCCGAGGCCGGTCTGCCCGCGCCCAAGCACGGCACCGCCACCACCTTCGCGGGTGCCAAGGCCATCGCCGACGAGATCGGCTACCCCGTCCTCGTACGCCCGTCGTACGTGCTGGGCGGACGCGGCATGGAGATCGTGTACGACGAGGAGCGGCTGTCCTCGTACATCGCGGAGTCCACCGAGATCAGCCCCACCCGGCCGGTCCTGGTCGACCGCTTCCTCGACGACGCGATCGAGATCGACGTGGACGCGCTCTACGACGGCACCGAGCTCTACCTCGGCGGCGTCATGGAGCACATCGAGGAGGCCGGCATCCACTCCGGCGACTCGGCCTGCGCGCTGCCCCCGATCACCCTCGGCGGCTTCGACATCAAGCGGCTGCGCGCCTCGACGGAGGCCATCGCCAAGGGAGTCGGCGTCCGCGGACTGATCAACATCCAGTTCGCGATGGCGGGCGACATCCTGTACGTCCTCGAAGCCAACCCGCGCGCCTCGCGCACCGTCCCCTTCACCTCGAAGGCGACCGCGGTGCCGCTCGCGAAGGCCGCCGCGCGCATCTCGCTCGGCGCCACCGTCGCCGAGCTGCGCGCCGAGGGCATGCTGCCCAAGGAGGGTGACGGCGGCACCCTGCCGCTGGACGCGCCGATCTCCGTCAAGGAGGCCGTGATGCCGTGGAGCCGCTTCCGCGACGTCCACGGGCGCGGCGTCGACACGGTGCTCGGCCCGGAGATGCGCTCCACCGGTGAAGTCATGGGCATCGACTCGGTGTTCGGCACCGCGTACGCCAAGTCGCAGGCCGGCGCCTACGGTCCGCTGCCGACCAAGGGCCGCGCCTTCATCTCGGTCGCCAACCGGGACAAGCGCACGATGATCTTCCCGGCGCGGGAACTGGTCGCCCACGGCTTCGAGTTGATGGCCACCTCCGGCACCGCCGAGGTCCTGCGCCGCAACGGCATCAACGCCACCGTCGTGCGCAAGCTCAGCGAGGGCGAGGGCCCCAACGGCGAGAAGACGATCGTCCAGCTGATCCACGACGGCGAGGTCGACCTCATCGTCAACACGCCGTACGGCACCGGCGGCCGGCTCGACGGCTACGAGATCCGCACGGCGGCCGTCGCCCGCTCCGTGCCCTGCCTGACCACGGTCCAGGCGCTCGCCGCCGCCGTCCAGGGCATCGACGCCCTCAACCGCGGTGACGTGGGGGTGCGTTCGCTCCAGGAACACGCGGAGCACCTGACCGCGGCCCGCGACTAG
- the pyrR gene encoding bifunctional pyr operon transcriptional regulator/uracil phosphoribosyltransferase PyrR, with the protein MDTQHPQNQQDPAHPDAARPVLEGPDIARVLTRIAHEIVERAKGADDVVLLGIPTRGVFLAERLAVKLEGITGRKTPVGSLDITMYRDDLRMKPARALGRTEIPGEGVDGRLVVLVDDVLFSGRTIRAALDALGDIGRPRAVQLAVLVDRGHRELPIRADYVGKNLPTSLRETVKVQLAEEDGRDAVLLGVQQTAPAGEQ; encoded by the coding sequence ATGGACACGCAGCACCCGCAGAACCAGCAGGATCCGGCGCACCCCGATGCGGCGCGGCCCGTTCTCGAAGGCCCCGACATCGCCCGCGTCCTGACCCGCATCGCCCACGAGATCGTCGAACGCGCCAAGGGCGCCGACGACGTCGTGCTCCTCGGCATCCCGACCCGCGGCGTCTTCCTCGCCGAGCGGCTCGCCGTGAAGCTGGAGGGCATCACCGGGCGCAAGACCCCGGTCGGCTCCCTCGACATCACCATGTACCGCGACGACCTGCGGATGAAGCCCGCCCGGGCGCTCGGCCGCACCGAGATCCCCGGCGAAGGCGTCGACGGCCGCCTGGTCGTCCTCGTCGACGACGTCCTCTTCTCCGGCCGCACCATCCGCGCCGCCCTCGACGCGCTCGGCGACATCGGCCGCCCCCGCGCCGTGCAGCTCGCGGTCCTCGTCGACCGCGGCCACCGCGAACTCCCGATCCGCGCCGACTACGTCGGCAAGAACCTCCCCACGTCGCTGCGGGAGACGGTCAAGGTCCAGCTCGCCGAGGAGGACGGCCGCGACGCCGTGCTGCTCGGTGTCCAGCAGACCGCTCCGGCCGGCGAGCAGTAA
- a CDS encoding aspartate carbamoyltransferase catalytic subunit produces MMRHLISAADLTRDDAVLILDTTEEMARVSDRPIKKLPALRGRTICNLFFEDSTRTRISFEAAEKRLSADVINFAAKGSSVSKGESLKDTAQTLEAMGVDAVVIRHSASGAPYRLATSGWIDAPVINAGDGTHQHPTQALLDAFTMRRRLVGEDALGQDLTGKRITLVGDVLHSRVARSNVDLLHTLGADVTLVAPPTLLPVGVEHWTCDVSYDLDAVLLKSDAVMMLRVQRERMNAAFFPTEREYSRRYGLDGERMAKMPEHGIVMHPGPMVRGMEITAEVADSDRCTVVEQVANGVHTRMAVLYLLLGGNEPAVSHARPTDSENK; encoded by the coding sequence ATGATGCGTCACCTCATCTCGGCCGCCGACCTCACCCGCGACGACGCCGTGCTCATCCTCGACACCACCGAGGAGATGGCCCGGGTCTCCGACCGGCCGATAAAGAAGCTCCCCGCGCTGCGCGGCCGGACCATCTGCAACCTCTTCTTCGAGGACTCCACCCGCACCCGGATCTCCTTCGAGGCCGCCGAGAAGCGCCTGTCGGCCGACGTCATCAACTTCGCCGCCAAGGGCTCCTCGGTCTCCAAGGGCGAGTCCCTGAAGGACACCGCGCAGACCCTGGAGGCGATGGGCGTCGACGCCGTCGTCATCCGGCACAGCGCCTCCGGCGCCCCCTACCGCCTCGCCACCTCCGGCTGGATCGACGCCCCCGTCATCAACGCCGGCGACGGCACCCACCAGCACCCCACCCAGGCGCTGCTCGACGCGTTCACCATGCGCCGGCGCCTGGTCGGCGAGGACGCGCTCGGCCAGGACCTGACCGGCAAGCGCATCACCCTCGTCGGCGACGTGCTGCACAGCCGGGTCGCCCGCTCCAACGTCGACCTGCTGCACACGCTCGGCGCCGACGTCACCCTGGTGGCCCCGCCGACGCTGCTCCCGGTCGGCGTCGAGCACTGGACCTGCGACGTGTCGTACGACCTGGACGCCGTGCTGCTGAAGTCCGACGCGGTGATGATGCTGCGTGTGCAGCGCGAACGCATGAACGCCGCCTTCTTCCCGACCGAGCGCGAGTACTCGCGCCGCTACGGTCTGGACGGCGAACGCATGGCCAAGATGCCGGAGCACGGCATCGTGATGCACCCCGGCCCGATGGTCCGCGGCATGGAGATCACCGCCGAGGTCGCCGACTCCGACCGCTGCACGGTCGTCGAACAGGTCGCCAACGGCGTCCACACCCGCATGGCGGTCCTGTACCTGCTGCTCGGCGGCAACGAGCCCGCCGTCAGCCACGCCCGCCCCACCGATTCGGAGAACAAGTAA
- a CDS encoding dihydroorotase: MSTILIRGAKVLGGDVQDVLIDGETIAAVGTGLDAGDATVVDAEGQILLPGLVDLHTHLREPGREDSETVLTGTRAAARGGYTSVFAMANTFPVADTAGVVEQVWRLGRESGYCDVQPIGAVTVGLEGKQLAELGAMHDSAAGVTVFSDDGKCVHDAVIMRRALEYVKAFGGVVAQHAQEPRLTEGAQMNEGVVSAELGLGGWPAVAEESIIARDVLLAEHVGSRVHICHLSTAGSVEIVRWAKSRGIDVTAEVTPHHLLLTDELVRSYNPVYKVNPPLRTEKDVMALREALADGTIDIVATDHAPHPHEDKDCEWAAAAMGMVGLETALSVVQHTMVETGLLDWAGVADRMAHKPAEIGRAQGHGRPVSAGEPANLTLVDPAYRGEVNPAGFASRSRNTPYEGRELPGRVTHTFLRGRATLVDGKLA, encoded by the coding sequence ATGAGCACGATCCTTATCCGTGGTGCGAAGGTCCTCGGCGGTGACGTCCAGGACGTACTGATCGACGGCGAGACCATCGCAGCGGTCGGCACCGGCCTGGACGCGGGAGACGCCACCGTCGTCGACGCCGAGGGCCAGATCCTGCTGCCCGGCCTCGTCGACCTCCACACCCATCTGCGCGAGCCGGGCCGCGAGGACTCCGAGACCGTCCTCACCGGCACCCGGGCCGCCGCGCGCGGCGGCTACACCTCGGTGTTCGCCATGGCCAACACCTTCCCCGTCGCCGACACCGCGGGCGTCGTCGAGCAGGTCTGGCGGCTCGGCAGGGAGTCCGGCTACTGCGACGTACAGCCCATCGGCGCCGTCACCGTCGGCCTCGAGGGCAAGCAGCTCGCCGAGCTCGGCGCCATGCACGACTCGGCCGCCGGCGTCACCGTCTTCTCCGACGACGGCAAGTGCGTCCACGACGCGGTGATCATGCGCCGCGCCCTGGAGTACGTGAAGGCCTTCGGCGGCGTCGTCGCCCAGCACGCCCAGGAGCCCCGGCTGACCGAGGGCGCCCAGATGAACGAGGGCGTCGTCTCGGCGGAGCTCGGCCTCGGCGGCTGGCCCGCCGTCGCCGAGGAGTCGATCATCGCCCGCGATGTGCTGCTCGCCGAGCACGTCGGCTCCCGTGTGCACATCTGCCACCTCTCGACGGCCGGCTCGGTCGAGATCGTCCGCTGGGCCAAGTCCCGCGGCATCGACGTGACCGCCGAGGTCACCCCGCACCACCTGCTCCTCACCGACGAGCTGGTCCGCTCGTACAACCCGGTCTACAAGGTCAACCCCCCGCTGCGCACCGAGAAGGACGTCATGGCGCTGCGCGAGGCGCTCGCCGACGGCACCATCGACATCGTCGCCACCGACCACGCCCCGCACCCGCACGAGGACAAGGACTGCGAGTGGGCCGCGGCCGCCATGGGCATGGTCGGCCTGGAGACCGCGCTCTCCGTCGTCCAGCACACGATGGTGGAGACCGGACTGCTCGACTGGGCCGGCGTCGCCGACCGCATGGCGCACAAGCCCGCCGAGATCGGCCGGGCCCAGGGCCACGGACGCCCCGTCTCGGCAGGCGAACCCGCCAACCTGACCCTGGTGGATCCGGCATACCGTGGAGAGGTGAACCCCGCGGGCTTCGCCTCCCGCAGCCGCAACACCCCCTACGAGGGCCGCGAGCTGCCCGGACGCGTCACCCACACCTTCCTGCGGGGCCGGGCAACGCTTGTGGACGGGAAGCTCGCGTGA
- the efp gene encoding elongation factor P, with the protein MASTNDLKNGLVLKLDGGQLWSVVEVQHVKPGKGPAFVRTKLKNVLSGKVVDKTFNAGVKVETANIDRRDMQFSYMDGEYFVFMDMDTYDQLMVDRKAVGDAANFLIEGFTASVAQHDGAVLYVELPAAVELTIQHTDPGVQGDRSTGGTKPATLETGYEIGVPLFITTGEKIKVDTRTGDYLGRVNS; encoded by the coding sequence GTGGCTTCCACGAACGACCTCAAGAACGGCCTGGTGCTCAAGCTCGACGGAGGCCAGCTCTGGTCCGTCGTCGAGGTCCAGCACGTCAAGCCCGGTAAGGGCCCGGCCTTCGTGCGCACCAAGCTCAAGAACGTGCTCTCCGGCAAGGTGGTCGACAAGACCTTCAACGCCGGTGTGAAGGTCGAAACGGCCAACATCGACCGCCGCGACATGCAGTTCTCGTACATGGACGGCGAGTACTTCGTCTTCATGGACATGGACACGTACGACCAGCTGATGGTCGACCGCAAGGCCGTCGGCGACGCCGCCAACTTCCTGATCGAGGGCTTCACCGCCTCGGTCGCGCAGCACGACGGCGCGGTGCTCTACGTCGAGCTCCCGGCCGCCGTCGAGCTGACCATCCAGCACACCGACCCGGGCGTCCAGGGCGACCGCTCCACCGGCGGCACCAAGCCGGCCACCCTGGAGACCGGTTACGAGATCGGTGTCCCGCTCTTCATCACCACCGGTGAGAAGATCAAGGTCGACACCCGCACCGGCGACTACCTCGGCCGGGTGAACAGCTAA
- a CDS encoding aminopeptidase P family protein, with product MSEVFAARRGWLRDRSAAAGSAAALVSRPANVRYLAGGAPPGAVLLLGPAEDVLLCPRTPSGDLIEGHLDEQLRLTVLPAPDGDPAVAAADLAQASGADSLAVEEHHLSVARHRALGSVAPRLLLNDLGGAVEQRRLVKDEEEIACLRIAAEITDQALGELLESILVGRTERHLALELERRLVDHGADGPAFMTSVGTGPNSGRAGHRPADRRVEEGDFLSVCLGATYRGYRCEIGRTFVIGTTPADWQIELYDAVFAAQRAGREALLPGAEYRAVDRAARQVLDAAGHAEAFGPLTGHGVGIEIDEEPQLAPGAMGKLDTCVPVTVEPGVHLPGRGGVRIDDTLVVRPEADGGPELLTITTKELLAL from the coding sequence ATGTCAGAGGTGTTCGCGGCACGCCGCGGCTGGCTGCGGGACCGCTCGGCGGCCGCAGGCAGCGCGGCCGCCCTGGTCTCGCGCCCGGCCAACGTCCGCTATCTCGCCGGCGGCGCCCCGCCCGGCGCGGTCCTGCTCCTCGGGCCCGCCGAGGACGTCCTGCTGTGCCCGCGCACCCCCTCGGGCGACCTCATCGAGGGCCACCTGGACGAGCAGTTGCGGCTCACCGTGCTGCCCGCCCCGGACGGCGACCCGGCCGTCGCGGCGGCCGACCTCGCCCAGGCCAGCGGCGCCGACTCCCTCGCCGTCGAGGAGCACCACCTGTCCGTGGCCCGCCACCGCGCGCTCGGCTCGGTGGCGCCCCGGCTGCTCCTGAACGACCTCGGGGGAGCGGTGGAGCAGCGCAGGCTGGTCAAGGACGAGGAAGAGATCGCCTGTCTGCGCATCGCCGCCGAGATCACCGACCAGGCGCTGGGCGAGCTCCTTGAGTCGATCCTGGTGGGCCGCACCGAACGCCACCTCGCGCTGGAGCTGGAGCGGCGCCTGGTCGACCACGGCGCCGACGGGCCGGCCTTCATGACCTCGGTCGGCACCGGCCCCAACTCCGGCCGCGCGGGCCACCGTCCGGCCGACCGCCGGGTCGAGGAGGGCGACTTCCTGTCGGTCTGCCTGGGCGCCACCTACCGCGGATACCGCTGCGAGATCGGCCGCACCTTCGTGATCGGGACCACCCCCGCGGACTGGCAGATCGAGCTGTACGACGCCGTTTTCGCAGCCCAGCGGGCCGGCCGCGAGGCCCTGCTGCCGGGGGCCGAGTACCGCGCGGTGGACCGCGCCGCCCGCCAGGTGCTGGACGCCGCGGGTCATGCGGAGGCCTTCGGACCGCTCACCGGGCACGGGGTCGGGATCGAAATCGACGAGGAGCCGCAGCTCGCACCTGGAGCCATGGGTAAACTGGACACTTGCGTGCCGGTCACCGTCGAACCGGGGGTCCACCTCCCGGGCCGGGGCGGAGTCCGGATCGATGACACGCTCGTCGTACGCCCCGAGGCGGACGGCGGCCCCGAGCTACTCACCATCACGACCAAGGAGCTGCTAGCGCTCTAG
- the carA gene encoding glutamine-hydrolyzing carbamoyl-phosphate synthase small subunit, whose translation MTTSTRGAAKTPAVLVLEDGRIFRGRAYGAVGETFGEAVFSTGMTGYQETLTDPSYHRQVVVMTAPHVGNTGVNDEDPESERIWVAGYVVRDPARMPSNWRSRRSLDDELVQQGVVGISGVDTRALTRHLRERGAMRVGIFSGEAVADDAALLARVKEAPQMVGADLSAEVATKETYVVPAIGEKRFTVAAVDLGIKGMTPHRMAERGIEVHVLPATATAEDVFAVNPDGVFFSNGPGDPATADGPVAVMQAVLARRTPLFGICFGNQILGRALGFGTYKLKYGHRGINQPVQDRTTGKVEVTAHNHGFAVDAPLDKVSETPYGRAEVSHVCLNDQVVEGLQLLDQPAFSVQYHPEAAAGPHDAAYLFDRFVSLMEAERA comes from the coding sequence ATGACGACCTCCACCCGGGGAGCCGCCAAGACTCCCGCCGTACTCGTCCTGGAGGACGGCCGCATCTTCCGCGGCCGCGCCTACGGGGCCGTGGGGGAGACCTTCGGCGAGGCCGTGTTCTCCACCGGCATGACCGGCTACCAGGAGACCCTCACCGACCCGTCGTACCACCGCCAGGTCGTCGTGATGACCGCCCCGCACGTCGGCAACACCGGCGTGAACGACGAGGACCCCGAATCAGAGCGGATCTGGGTGGCCGGCTACGTGGTGCGCGACCCCGCCCGCATGCCGTCCAACTGGCGCTCGCGCCGCTCCCTCGACGACGAACTCGTCCAGCAGGGCGTCGTCGGGATCTCCGGCGTCGACACCCGCGCCCTCACCCGCCACCTGCGCGAGCGCGGCGCCATGCGCGTCGGCATCTTCTCCGGCGAGGCCGTCGCGGACGACGCGGCGCTGCTGGCCCGGGTGAAGGAAGCGCCCCAGATGGTCGGCGCCGACCTCTCCGCGGAGGTCGCCACCAAGGAGACCTACGTGGTCCCCGCGATCGGTGAGAAGCGCTTCACCGTCGCCGCCGTCGACCTCGGCATCAAGGGCATGACCCCGCACCGCATGGCCGAGCGCGGCATCGAGGTGCACGTGCTGCCCGCCACCGCCACCGCCGAGGACGTCTTCGCCGTCAACCCCGACGGCGTGTTCTTCTCCAACGGCCCGGGCGACCCGGCCACCGCCGACGGCCCCGTCGCCGTGATGCAGGCCGTCCTGGCCCGCAGGACGCCGCTGTTCGGCATCTGCTTCGGCAACCAGATCCTCGGCCGCGCGCTCGGCTTCGGCACGTACAAGCTGAAGTACGGCCACCGCGGCATCAACCAGCCGGTGCAGGACCGCACCACCGGCAAGGTCGAGGTCACCGCGCACAACCACGGTTTCGCCGTGGACGCGCCGCTCGACAAGGTCTCCGAGACGCCCTACGGGCGCGCCGAGGTCTCCCACGTCTGTCTGAACGACCAGGTCGTCGAAGGCCTCCAGCTGCTCGACCAGCCCGCCTTCAGCGTCCAGTACCACCCCGAGGCGGCCGCGGGCCCGCACGACGCCGCGTACCTCTTCGACCGCTTCGTATCTTTGATGGAGGCCGAGCGTGCCTAA